In one Neobacillus sp. WH10 genomic region, the following are encoded:
- the smpB gene encoding SsrA-binding protein SmpB, with product MPKGVGKVVAQNKKAYHDYFIEETYEAGIVLQGTEIKSIRAGKVNLKDAYARIQNGEAILFGMHVSPYEQGNRYNHDPLRTRKLLLHKREINKLIGETKEAGYALVPLKLYLKNGFCKVLVGLAKGKKNYDKREALKQKEAKREIERAFRDRQKM from the coding sequence ATGCCAAAAGGTGTAGGAAAAGTAGTCGCACAAAACAAAAAGGCCTACCATGACTATTTTATTGAAGAAACGTACGAGGCCGGCATCGTGCTGCAGGGGACGGAAATCAAGTCGATTCGTGCAGGAAAAGTTAATCTCAAGGATGCATATGCCCGGATTCAAAATGGAGAAGCGATTCTTTTTGGAATGCATGTAAGCCCGTATGAGCAGGGAAATCGCTACAATCATGACCCGTTACGAACGCGTAAGCTATTGCTTCATAAACGTGAAATCAATAAGCTGATTGGTGAAACGAAAGAGGCAGGATATGCCCTTGTTCCACTAAAGCTTTATTTGAAAAATGGTTTTTGCAAGGTGTTAGTTGGACTGGCAAAAGGTAAGAAAAATTATGATAAGCGTGAAGCCTTAAAGCAAAAAGAAGCGAAGCGTGAAATCGAACGAGCCTTCCGCGATCGTCAAAAGATGTAG
- the gpmI gene encoding 2,3-bisphosphoglycerate-independent phosphoglycerate mutase — MSKSPVALIILDGFGCRGETKGNAVAQSKKPNFERFWSTYPHSHLTASGEAVGLPEGQMGNSEVGHLNIGAGRIVYQSLTRVNIAIREGEFEKNETFTGALDHVKKHGTALHLFGLLSDGGVHSHISHMFALLKMAKEEGVEKVYVHAFLDGRDVGPKTAATYIQQTLDKMKEYGVGEFATVSGRYYSMDRDKRWERVEKSYRSMVYGEGPSYSNPLEVVEDSYQHGIFDEFVIPSVITKEDGQPVATIKDNDAVIFYNFRPDRAIQISNTFTNLDFRDFDRGPKHPKDLFFVCLTHFSETVDGYVAFKPTNLDNTLGEVLSQNNLKQLRIAETEKYPHVTFFMSGGREAKFPGEERILINSPKVATYDLKPEMSAYEVTDALLKEIQDDKFDAILLNFANPDMVGHSGMLEPTIKAIETVDECLGKIVDLILEKGGSAIITADHGNADEVITLEGEPMTAHTTNPVPVIVTKQGIELRDGGILGDLAPTMLDLLNIEQPGEMTGKSLIK; from the coding sequence ATGAGTAAATCTCCAGTTGCCCTTATCATCCTCGATGGTTTCGGATGCAGGGGAGAGACAAAAGGAAACGCTGTGGCACAATCTAAAAAGCCAAATTTTGAGCGTTTCTGGAGTACTTATCCACATTCCCATTTAACCGCTTCAGGTGAGGCAGTCGGTCTTCCAGAAGGTCAAATGGGTAACTCAGAGGTTGGACACTTAAATATTGGTGCCGGCCGGATTGTTTACCAAAGCTTGACTCGAGTAAACATTGCCATTCGAGAAGGCGAATTTGAAAAAAATGAAACCTTCACAGGGGCTTTGGATCATGTAAAAAAACATGGCACCGCACTTCACTTATTTGGCTTGCTATCAGACGGCGGCGTTCACAGTCATATCAGCCACATGTTTGCCTTGCTGAAGATGGCAAAAGAAGAAGGCGTGGAAAAAGTATATGTACACGCGTTCCTTGATGGACGTGATGTTGGTCCGAAAACGGCAGCAACATATATTCAGCAAACACTGGATAAAATGAAGGAGTATGGTGTCGGCGAATTTGCCACTGTCTCCGGACGTTATTACTCGATGGACCGCGACAAGCGCTGGGAGCGTGTAGAAAAATCATACCGCTCGATGGTTTACGGTGAAGGCCCTTCTTACAGCAATCCGTTAGAGGTAGTAGAGGATTCCTACCAACATGGAATTTTTGACGAATTCGTCATCCCATCTGTCATTACGAAAGAGGATGGACAGCCGGTTGCGACAATAAAAGATAACGATGCCGTTATTTTTTATAACTTCCGTCCGGACCGTGCGATTCAGATTTCCAATACATTTACGAATTTAGACTTCCGCGACTTTGACCGTGGACCAAAGCATCCAAAAGATTTATTCTTTGTTTGCTTAACACACTTCAGTGAGACCGTGGACGGCTATGTAGCCTTTAAACCTACTAACCTTGACAACACTTTAGGTGAAGTATTGTCACAAAATAATTTAAAGCAGCTAAGGATTGCCGAAACAGAAAAATATCCGCATGTTACCTTCTTTATGAGCGGCGGCCGTGAGGCAAAGTTCCCTGGAGAAGAGCGGATTTTAATCAACTCACCAAAGGTTGCGACTTATGACCTTAAGCCGGAAATGAGTGCCTACGAAGTAACCGATGCCTTGTTGAAGGAAATCCAAGATGATAAATTCGACGCCATTCTTTTAAATTTTGCAAACCCTGATATGGTTGGCCATTCAGGTATGCTTGAGCCAACGATTAAGGCGATCGAAACAGTCGATGAATGCTTAGGGAAAATTGTTGATTTAATCCTTGAAAAAGGCGGCTCAGCGATCATTACTGCAGACCACGGAAATGCTGACGAAGTTATTACACTTGAAGGTGAACCAATGACCGCACACACGACGAACCCTGTGCCAGTCATTGTGACGAAGCAAGGTATAGAATTACGTGATGGCGGCATTCTAGGTGATCTTGCACCAACAATGTTAGACCTATTAAACATTGAACAGCCAGGAGAAATGACTGGGAAATCTTTAATAAAATAA
- the eno gene encoding phosphopyruvate hydratase, producing MPFIADVYAREVLDSRGNPTVEVEVFTESGAFGRALVPSGASTGEYEAVELRDGDKGRYLGKGVLKAVDNVNEIIAPMLVGDEYSVLDQVAVDQALIELDGTDNKGKLGANAILGVSMAVAHAAANYLDIPLYQYLGGFNSKQLPVPMMNIVNGGEHADNNVDIQEFMIMPVGAPSFKEALRMGAEIFHTLKTVLKGKGLNTAVGDEGGFAPNLGSNEEALQTIVEAIEKAGYKPGEEVMLAMDAASSEFYNKEDGKYHLAGEGVVKTSAEMVDWYEELASKYPIISIEDGLDENDWEGHKLLTERLGKKVQLVGDDLFVTNTKKLAEGIEKGIGNSILIKVNQIGTLTETFDAIEMAKRAGYTAVISHRSGETEDNTIADIAVATNAGQIKTGAPSRTDRVAKYNQLLRIEDQLGETSQYNGLKSFYNLSK from the coding sequence ATGCCATTTATTGCAGACGTATACGCTCGTGAAGTATTAGATTCCCGCGGTAACCCAACCGTTGAAGTTGAAGTTTTTACAGAATCAGGCGCATTTGGACGCGCGTTAGTTCCAAGCGGCGCTTCAACTGGTGAGTATGAAGCAGTTGAGCTTCGTGACGGTGATAAAGGACGTTACCTTGGCAAAGGTGTTCTTAAAGCAGTTGACAACGTAAATGAAATCATTGCACCAATGCTTGTAGGCGACGAATACAGTGTTCTTGATCAAGTAGCTGTTGACCAAGCGTTAATCGAACTTGACGGAACTGACAACAAAGGTAAACTAGGTGCGAACGCTATCCTTGGTGTGTCTATGGCTGTTGCACATGCTGCAGCAAACTACTTAGATATTCCTTTATATCAATACCTTGGCGGCTTCAATTCTAAACAGCTTCCAGTTCCAATGATGAACATCGTGAACGGCGGCGAGCACGCGGATAACAACGTTGATATTCAAGAATTCATGATCATGCCTGTAGGTGCTCCAAGCTTTAAAGAAGCTCTACGCATGGGAGCAGAAATTTTCCATACTTTAAAAACAGTTCTTAAAGGCAAAGGCCTTAATACTGCTGTGGGTGACGAAGGCGGTTTTGCTCCAAACCTTGGATCAAACGAAGAAGCACTTCAAACCATTGTTGAAGCAATTGAAAAAGCTGGCTACAAACCAGGTGAAGAAGTTATGCTTGCGATGGACGCTGCATCTTCAGAGTTTTACAACAAAGAAGATGGAAAATACCATCTTGCTGGCGAAGGCGTTGTAAAAACTTCTGCAGAAATGGTTGATTGGTACGAAGAACTTGCTTCTAAATACCCAATCATCTCAATTGAAGACGGCTTAGACGAAAACGACTGGGAAGGCCACAAGCTTTTAACAGAGCGTCTTGGTAAAAAAGTTCAATTAGTTGGTGACGATTTATTTGTTACAAATACTAAAAAGCTTGCTGAGGGAATCGAAAAAGGTATCGGTAACTCTATCCTTATCAAGGTGAACCAAATCGGTACACTTACTGAAACATTTGATGCAATTGAAATGGCAAAACGCGCTGGCTATACAGCAGTTATCTCCCACCGTTCTGGTGAAACAGAAGATAACACAATTGCTGATATCGCTGTTGCAACAAACGCTGGCCAAATTAAAACAGGTGCACCATCTCGTACAGACCGTGTAGCGAAATACAACCAATTGCTTCGTATTGAAGACCAATTAGGTGAAACATCTCAATATAACGGACTTAAATCTTTCTATAACTTGAGCAAATAA
- a CDS encoding haloacid dehalogenase-like hydrolase produces MKRLLDCTASDFEKMTGRELKQSILASEGRTIVAEVIGAVTPYYPAVTNAEMAAAFGADLILLNFFDVFNPSMEGLTEEVPDSIVRTLKKLVGRPIGLNLEPVDLEADQVETLIKLPEGRLATENSLQKAKELGFDFVCLTGNPKTGVSNAEITKAIKMARKVFGEDGLIIAGKMHSAGVAGEVGGSLMSTETLHGFIEAGADIILIPSPGTVPGFTVEKTAKLVDIVHDKGAMAILTTGTSQEGADEATIKQIALNSKMAGADLFHVGDAGAAGMTIPENITAYSIVVRGKRHTYVRMASSILR; encoded by the coding sequence ATGAAGCGTTTGTTAGATTGCACTGCATCTGATTTTGAAAAAATGACCGGAAGAGAGTTAAAACAATCAATACTCGCATCTGAAGGGAGAACGATTGTAGCGGAGGTAATTGGTGCTGTGACCCCTTATTATCCGGCAGTAACGAATGCGGAGATGGCAGCTGCCTTTGGTGCCGATCTCATTTTACTAAACTTCTTTGACGTGTTTAACCCTAGTATGGAAGGATTAACTGAAGAGGTGCCTGACAGCATCGTGCGAACCTTGAAAAAGCTTGTCGGACGTCCGATTGGTCTTAATTTGGAACCCGTTGATTTAGAGGCTGATCAAGTTGAGACTCTGATTAAGCTGCCTGAGGGAAGGCTTGCAACGGAAAATTCACTGCAAAAGGCAAAAGAGCTTGGCTTTGATTTTGTTTGCTTAACGGGGAATCCGAAAACAGGGGTATCCAATGCGGAAATTACGAAAGCTATTAAGATGGCTCGCAAGGTGTTCGGTGAAGATGGCTTGATTATTGCTGGTAAAATGCATAGCGCAGGTGTCGCAGGCGAGGTTGGAGGCAGTCTAATGTCGACGGAAACCTTACACGGTTTTATTGAAGCGGGTGCTGATATTATCCTTATTCCATCACCTGGAACCGTACCGGGATTTACTGTTGAAAAAACGGCCAAATTAGTAGACATTGTTCATGATAAAGGAGCAATGGCGATTTTGACAACGGGAACAAGCCAAGAAGGTGCCGATGAAGCAACCATTAAGCAAATTGCCCTAAACAGCAAGATGGCAGGAGCAGATTTATTCCATGTTGGTGATGCAGGTGCAGCGGGAATGACAATTCCAGAAAATATTACTGCTTATTCGATTGTCGTAAGAGGGAAAAGGCATACATATGTGAGAATGGCATCGTCCATTTTAAGGTAA
- a CDS encoding carboxylesterase has product MKVTTPKPFTFEGGKRAVLLLHGFTGNSADVRMLGRFLEKKGYTCHAPHYKGHGVPPEELVHTGPEDWWQDVINGYNFLKNKGHDEIAVAGLSLGGVFSLKLGYTVPIKAIVPMCAPMHIKSEEVMYQGILEYAREFKKYEGKSEEQIEKEMNEFKKTPMKTLKALQQLISDVRENVDMIYAPTFVVQARHDKMINTDSANIIYENIESAVKEIKWYEESGHVITLDKERDQLHEDVYSFLENLYWHD; this is encoded by the coding sequence ATGAAAGTCACAACACCAAAGCCATTTACTTTTGAAGGTGGAAAAAGAGCCGTTCTCTTGCTCCACGGTTTTACCGGAAATTCGGCAGATGTTCGGATGCTTGGACGCTTCCTCGAAAAAAAAGGATACACCTGCCATGCCCCGCATTATAAAGGTCATGGAGTACCACCTGAAGAACTTGTCCACACAGGCCCTGAAGACTGGTGGCAGGACGTCATAAATGGATACAATTTTTTGAAAAATAAAGGTCATGACGAAATTGCTGTTGCCGGACTGTCACTTGGCGGCGTATTTTCTTTGAAATTGGGTTACACTGTACCTATAAAAGCTATTGTACCAATGTGTGCACCTATGCATATAAAAAGTGAAGAAGTGATGTACCAAGGTATTCTTGAGTATGCCCGTGAATTTAAAAAATATGAAGGAAAATCGGAAGAGCAAATCGAAAAGGAAATGAATGAGTTTAAAAAGACACCGATGAAAACCTTAAAAGCACTTCAGCAATTAATCTCAGACGTTCGTGAAAATGTCGATATGATCTATGCTCCAACATTCGTTGTTCAAGCCCGTCACGACAAGATGATTAACACAGATAGTGCCAACATTATTTATGAGAACATCGAGTCAGCTGTAAAGGAAATCAAATGGTATGAAGAGTCAGGACACGTAATTACACTCGATAAAGAAAGAGATCAGCTTCACGAGGATGTTTATTCCTTTTTAGAAAACCTGTACTGGCACGATTAA
- the rnr gene encoding ribonuclease R, with protein MEDNIQKHIDKLLQYMRDEAYKPLTVQELEEAFGIQDSSDFKEFVKALVQMEEKGLVVRTRSNRYGLPQKMNLIRGKLIGHAKGFAFVVPDEPGMDDIFIPPNETNTAMHGDTVLARVSSETSGQRREGSIIRIVERGVQQVVGTYVESKSFGFVIPDDKKFASDIFIPKSASKGAVEGHKVVVKLVTYPEGRKSAEGEVITILGHKNDPGVDILSVIHKHGLPMAFPDEVLQQANDTPDTIDESELANRRDLRNETIVTIDGADAKDLDDAVTVTKLENGNYKLGVHIADVSYYVKEGTPIDLEAEERATSVYLVDRVIPMIPHRLSNGICSLNPKVDRLVLSCEMEISQEGAVVSHEIFQSVIKTTERMTYHDVNLILVEKDEETRGRYEPIVPMFEMMEELASILRNKRMKRGAIDFDFKESKVLVDEEGKPTDVILRERSVAERLIEEFMLAANETVAEHFHWLEVPFIYRIHEDPKEDKLRRFFEFITNFGYIVKGTANDVHPRALQEIIEEVQGKPEEMVVSTVMLRSMQQAKYDPESLGHFGLSTEFYTHFTSPIRRYPDTIVHRLIRTYLIEGKLDEATREKWNARLPEIAQHSSKMERRAVDAERETDELKKAEFMEDKIGVEYDGIISSVTNFGMFVELPNTIEGLVHVSYMTDDYYRFDERHYAMIGERTGNVFRIGDEITVRVVKVNKDERSIDFEIVGMKGTPRRERSDAPKVFKTGSDTHKPRRNKQQGDRDQSRNKNRRPNPNQDGNQKSESGGSQGKKAKKKRKFYENVPKSKSTKRRNK; from the coding sequence TTGGAAGATAACATTCAAAAGCACATTGACAAGCTTTTGCAATATATGAGAGATGAGGCATACAAACCATTAACGGTTCAGGAACTGGAAGAGGCATTTGGCATCCAGGACTCCAGTGACTTTAAAGAGTTTGTCAAAGCCCTTGTGCAAATGGAAGAAAAGGGTCTTGTGGTTCGTACCCGCAGCAATCGTTACGGATTGCCGCAAAAAATGAACTTAATTCGCGGAAAGCTAATCGGTCATGCGAAAGGTTTTGCGTTTGTCGTACCTGATGAGCCGGGAATGGATGATATATTTATTCCGCCCAATGAAACAAACACGGCAATGCATGGAGACACTGTTTTAGCACGTGTTTCATCTGAAACCTCGGGGCAGCGCCGGGAAGGCAGCATTATTCGTATCGTTGAACGAGGCGTCCAGCAAGTCGTGGGAACGTATGTTGAAAGTAAAAGCTTTGGCTTTGTGATTCCTGATGATAAAAAATTCGCGAGCGATATTTTTATACCTAAATCGGCTTCAAAAGGAGCGGTTGAGGGACATAAGGTTGTCGTTAAGCTAGTCACATATCCTGAGGGGCGAAAAAGTGCGGAAGGTGAAGTCATCACGATATTAGGGCACAAAAACGATCCTGGCGTGGACATTCTCTCTGTCATACATAAGCACGGCCTACCAATGGCTTTCCCTGATGAAGTATTGCAGCAAGCGAATGACACACCTGATACAATTGATGAAAGTGAATTAGCCAATCGCCGTGACTTACGCAATGAAACGATTGTCACCATTGACGGTGCTGATGCGAAAGACCTTGATGATGCGGTAACCGTAACAAAGCTTGAAAACGGCAACTATAAACTTGGTGTTCATATTGCTGATGTCAGCTATTATGTAAAAGAAGGAACTCCGATTGACCTCGAAGCAGAGGAGCGGGCAACAAGTGTTTATTTAGTAGACCGAGTGATTCCAATGATTCCCCATCGTCTCTCTAACGGGATTTGTTCTCTAAATCCCAAGGTTGACCGTCTCGTTTTATCGTGCGAAATGGAAATTTCACAAGAGGGCGCTGTCGTTTCTCATGAAATTTTTCAAAGTGTGATAAAAACAACCGAGCGAATGACCTATCATGACGTGAATCTGATTCTTGTTGAAAAAGATGAAGAAACACGTGGACGATACGAGCCGATTGTCCCAATGTTTGAAATGATGGAAGAGCTAGCCAGTATCTTAAGAAACAAACGTATGAAGCGCGGGGCCATCGACTTTGATTTTAAAGAATCAAAGGTATTGGTGGATGAAGAAGGAAAGCCAACCGATGTGATTCTTCGCGAGCGGTCTGTGGCGGAGCGTTTGATTGAGGAGTTTATGCTCGCAGCCAATGAAACAGTTGCTGAGCATTTCCACTGGCTCGAAGTTCCGTTTATTTACCGTATTCATGAGGATCCAAAGGAAGATAAATTACGGAGGTTTTTTGAGTTTATCACCAACTTTGGGTACATTGTAAAGGGTACTGCAAATGATGTGCATCCAAGAGCGCTTCAGGAGATCATTGAAGAGGTCCAAGGGAAGCCGGAAGAGATGGTGGTATCAACGGTCATGCTGAGGTCGATGCAGCAGGCAAAATATGACCCTGAAAGTCTCGGACACTTTGGCCTATCAACCGAGTTCTACACCCATTTCACTTCACCGATTCGAAGGTATCCAGATACAATTGTCCATCGTTTAATCCGTACTTATCTAATCGAAGGAAAGCTGGATGAAGCGACAAGGGAAAAATGGAATGCCCGCTTGCCTGAAATTGCCCAGCATTCTTCCAAAATGGAGCGCCGTGCCGTTGATGCCGAGCGGGAAACGGATGAGTTGAAAAAAGCTGAATTTATGGAAGACAAAATTGGTGTAGAATATGACGGCATTATCAGCTCGGTAACGAACTTTGGGATGTTTGTCGAGCTGCCAAATACAATTGAAGGCCTTGTCCATGTCAGCTATATGACCGATGATTATTACCGCTTTGACGAACGACACTATGCGATGATTGGTGAGCGAACGGGCAACGTATTCCGGATTGGTGATGAAATCACGGTCCGCGTGGTAAAAGTCAATAAAGATGAGCGCTCGATTGATTTTGAAATCGTGGGCATGAAGGGAACACCTCGCCGGGAACGTTCTGATGCTCCGAAGGTTTTTAAAACGGGCAGTGACACACATAAACCGCGGAGGAACAAACAGCAGGGAGACCGTGATCAGAGCCGAAATAAAAACCGCAGACCGAATCCTAATCAAGATGGTAATCAGAAGTCTGAATCAGGCGGCAGTCAGGGTAAAAAAGCGAAAAAGAAACGTAAATTTTACGAGAACGTTCCTAAATCAAAAAGTACGAAACGAAGAAATAAATAA
- the secG gene encoding preprotein translocase subunit SecG, with protein MHAFVVTLLVIVSIGLIVVVLLQSGKSAGLSGAISGGAESLFGKQKARGIDLILHRITVVLSVLFFLLALSVTYFKI; from the coding sequence ATGCATGCATTTGTCGTAACATTATTAGTTATCGTAAGTATTGGTCTTATTGTGGTTGTTCTACTTCAATCGGGTAAGAGTGCTGGACTATCAGGTGCCATTTCTGGTGGTGCTGAATCCTTATTTGGTAAGCAAAAAGCACGAGGAATTGACTTGATTTTACATCGTATTACGGTTGTTTTATCAGTTTTATTCTTCCTACTTGCTCTATCAGTTACTTACTTTAAAATCTAA